A region from the Kineothrix sp. IPX-CK genome encodes:
- the purE gene encoding 5-(carboxyamino)imidazole ribonucleotide mutase, translating to MAKVGIVMGSDSDMPVMAKAADILEELGISYEMKIISAHREPDVFFEYAKSAEAKGFKVIIAGAGMAAHLPGMCAAIFPMPVIGIPMHTTSLGGRDSLYSIVQMPSGIPVATVAINGGANAGILAAKILATSDETLLAKLKEYSKTLETSVQKKDEKLQEVGYKNYK from the coding sequence ATGGCAAAAGTTGGAATTGTTATGGGAAGCGACTCGGATATGCCTGTTATGGCAAAGGCTGCCGACATTTTGGAGGAGCTTGGAATTTCTTATGAAATGAAGATTATTTCAGCACACAGAGAGCCGGATGTGTTCTTTGAATACGCGAAGAGTGCGGAGGCGAAGGGCTTCAAGGTAATTATCGCGGGAGCTGGAATGGCTGCTCATTTACCGGGTATGTGTGCGGCGATTTTCCCTATGCCGGTCATCGGTATTCCTATGCACACCACGTCTCTCGGAGGAAGGGATTCCCTTTATTCCATCGTACAGATGCCTTCCGGCATCCCGGTAGCTACCGTGGCAATTAACGGCGGAGCTAACGCCGGAATTCTTGCGGCGAAGATTCTTGCGACATCGGACGAGACGCTGCTTGCCAAATTGAAGGAATACAGCAAGACCTTGGAGACCAGCGTTCAGAAAAAGGATGAGAAGCTCCAGGAAGTTGGATATAAGAACTACAAATAG
- the purM gene encoding phosphoribosylformylglycinamidine cyclo-ligase: MDYKKAGVDIEAGYQSVELMKKYVKETMRPEVLGGLGGFSGAFSLAAIKNMEKPTLVSGTDGVGTKLKLAFLLDKHDTVGIDCVAMCVNDIACAGGEPLFFLDYIACGKNYPEKIATIVKGVADGCLQSGAALIGGETAEMPGFYPEEEYDLAGFAVGVVDEKDLITGVDIKPGDVLVGIASSGIHSNGFSLVRKVFDMTKESLNTYYDELGKTLGEALIAPTKIYVKALKAVKEAGAMIKGCSHITGGGFYENIPRMLPDGAVAVVKKDSYEVPAIFKLLQEKGGLEEKMMYNTYNMGLGMVLALDEAQVLTAMEAIKAAGETPYVIGHVEAGEKGVTVC; encoded by the coding sequence ATGGATTACAAGAAGGCTGGCGTGGATATTGAGGCGGGCTATCAGTCGGTAGAATTAATGAAAAAGTATGTGAAGGAAACGATGAGACCGGAGGTACTCGGAGGTCTGGGTGGATTTTCAGGAGCTTTTTCTCTTGCAGCAATTAAAAATATGGAAAAGCCTACTTTGGTTTCGGGAACTGACGGAGTGGGGACGAAGTTAAAGCTGGCATTCCTGCTGGATAAACATGATACGGTAGGCATCGATTGTGTTGCCATGTGTGTGAACGACATCGCCTGTGCGGGCGGCGAACCCTTGTTTTTCCTGGACTATATCGCATGCGGTAAGAACTATCCCGAAAAGATAGCGACTATCGTAAAGGGAGTGGCAGACGGCTGCCTTCAGTCGGGAGCAGCCCTTATCGGAGGAGAGACTGCGGAGATGCCGGGATTTTACCCCGAGGAAGAATACGATCTTGCAGGTTTTGCAGTGGGCGTTGTGGATGAAAAGGATTTGATTACCGGAGTGGATATAAAGCCGGGCGATGTACTTGTTGGCATCGCTTCTTCGGGCATACATAGCAACGGTTTTTCTCTCGTAAGAAAAGTGTTCGATATGACTAAGGAAAGTCTGAATACTTATTATGATGAACTGGGTAAGACGTTAGGAGAAGCATTGATCGCCCCTACCAAGATATATGTGAAGGCTCTTAAGGCCGTAAAGGAAGCCGGTGCTATGATTAAAGGCTGCAGCCATATTACAGGAGGCGGCTTCTATGAGAACATCCCCAGAATGCTTCCTGACGGAGCAGTAGCCGTAGTGAAAAAGGACAGCTACGAGGTGCCTGCAATTTTCAAGCTGCTGCAGGAAAAAGGCGGTCTGGAAGAGAAGATGATGTACAATACTTACAATATGGGACTTGGTATGGTGCTCGCCCTGGATGAGGCTCAGGTTTTGACGGCCATGGAGGCGATTAAGGCAGCAGGTGAGACTCCTTATGTGATAGGCCATGTGGAAGCTGGTGAAAAAGGAGTTACCGTATGCTGA
- the purN gene encoding phosphoribosylglycinamide formyltransferase — MLRVVVCVSGGGTNLQAVIDAIKAGTISNTRIVKVISNNRNAYALERARKEGIEAVCVTPKDYADRDAFNEALLQAVADACADLVVLAGFLVVLPEAMIEKYSGRIINIHPSLIPAFCGKGYYGLKVHEGVLERGVKLTGATVHFVDEGTDTGPIILQKAVEVQDTDTAEVLQKRVMEQAEWLILPEAIDLIARDRLEVKDGKCRRIHE, encoded by the coding sequence ATGCTGAGAGTTGTCGTATGTGTATCCGGCGGCGGAACGAATCTGCAGGCTGTTATCGACGCAATAAAGGCAGGAACTATTTCGAATACGAGAATCGTAAAGGTCATTAGCAATAATAGAAATGCCTACGCTCTGGAACGGGCGAGGAAAGAGGGGATCGAAGCAGTCTGTGTAACACCTAAGGATTATGCGGACAGAGATGCTTTTAATGAAGCGCTTTTGCAGGCGGTTGCGGATGCCTGTGCGGATTTGGTCGTGCTGGCGGGATTCCTCGTAGTATTGCCGGAGGCGATGATTGAAAAATACTCGGGCAGGATTATCAATATACATCCCTCTCTTATCCCGGCCTTTTGCGGCAAAGGGTATTATGGGCTTAAGGTGCATGAGGGTGTGCTCGAAAGGGGCGTGAAATTGACGGGAGCCACCGTTCACTTCGTAGACGAAGGAACGGATACCGGACCTATTATCCTGCAAAAAGCAGTGGAAGTGCAGGATACGGACACGGCAGAGGTATTGCAAAAGCGTGTTATGGAGCAGGCCGAATGGCTGATATTGCCGGAAGCTATCGATTTGATAGCAAGAGACAGGTTAGAAGTAAAAGACGGAAAATGCAGGAGGATACATGAATGA
- the purD gene encoding phosphoribosylamine--glycine ligase gives MKVLIVGGGGREHAIAASVSKSPKVDKIYCAPGNAGIGQLAECVPVGAMEFDKIVAFAKENDIDLTIVGMDDPLVGGLVDELDRAGLRAFGPKKNAAILEGSKAFSKDLMKKYNIPTAGYENFDEAKAALSYLEGLDTGDFPIVLKADGLALGKGVLICETLEEARDGVRTIMLDKQFGSAGNKLVVEEFMTGREVSVLSFVDGKTVKTMTSAQDHKRAMDGDTGLNTGGMGTFSPSPFYTKEVDEFCREYVYQATVDAMAAEGREFKGIIFFGLMLTEKGPRVLEYNARFGDPEAQVVLPRMKNDIIEVMEACIDGRLDEIDLQFEDNAAVCVVLASDGYPVKYEKGFVIRGLEHFDGKEGYYCFHAGTKQTDEGIVTDGGRVLGVTAKGRDLKEARANAYKAVEWVLFDNKYMRHDIGKAIDEVPKEMG, from the coding sequence ATGAAAGTACTGATTGTCGGTGGAGGCGGCAGAGAACATGCAATAGCGGCAAGCGTGTCGAAGAGCCCGAAAGTAGATAAAATATATTGTGCGCCGGGAAATGCCGGTATCGGACAATTAGCAGAATGTGTCCCTGTTGGAGCTATGGAATTTGATAAAATCGTTGCGTTCGCCAAAGAGAATGATATCGACTTGACAATCGTAGGTATGGATGACCCTCTTGTGGGAGGGCTTGTGGACGAACTGGACAGGGCTGGGCTTAGAGCCTTCGGCCCGAAGAAAAATGCGGCGATTCTGGAAGGAAGCAAGGCTTTTTCCAAGGATTTGATGAAAAAATATAATATTCCTACAGCTGGTTATGAGAACTTCGACGAAGCCAAAGCGGCTCTTTCCTATCTGGAAGGCTTGGATACGGGAGATTTCCCTATCGTGCTTAAGGCCGACGGCCTGGCTCTTGGAAAAGGTGTGCTGATCTGTGAGACCCTTGAGGAAGCCAGAGATGGCGTGCGTACCATCATGCTGGACAAGCAGTTCGGCTCGGCGGGAAATAAGCTGGTAGTCGAGGAGTTTATGACCGGAAGAGAAGTTTCGGTACTTTCCTTTGTGGACGGAAAGACGGTGAAGACCATGACCTCGGCGCAGGATCATAAGCGTGCCATGGACGGAGATACGGGCCTCAATACGGGAGGAATGGGAACCTTTTCCCCCAGTCCCTTCTATACGAAAGAAGTGGATGAATTTTGCAGAGAATATGTTTATCAGGCGACGGTAGACGCTATGGCAGCGGAAGGAAGAGAATTTAAGGGCATTATCTTTTTTGGACTTATGTTAACCGAAAAAGGCCCCAGAGTTTTAGAGTACAATGCCAGATTCGGAGATCCGGAAGCGCAGGTAGTGCTTCCGAGAATGAAGAATGACATCATAGAGGTGATGGAGGCGTGTATCGATGGGAGGCTTGACGAGATAGATTTACAATTTGAGGACAATGCGGCGGTATGCGTCGTTCTTGCGTCGGACGGTTATCCGGTAAAATATGAGAAAGGCTTTGTGATCCGCGGTCTGGAGCACTTTGATGGGAAGGAAGGCTATTATTGCTTCCATGCGGGTACGAAGCAGACGGACGAGGGCATCGTGACGGACGGAGGAAGAGTCCTTGGAGTGACGGCTAAGGGGAGGGACTTGAAGGAAGCGCGGGCTAATGCATACAAAGCTGTGGAATGGGTTCTTTTTGACAATAAATATATGCGCCATGATATTGGGAAAGCAATTGACGAGGTGCCGAAAGAAATGGGGTAG
- a CDS encoding winged helix-turn-helix domain-containing protein has product MERKDVTLVGKLGEYDYNRPYVCSECGGIMIFRGVGEYECEDCHYRAYDDYGKARNYIEKNPGATSGEISERTGVSQKAMRQMLRESRLEIASDSKTFMKCGICGVNIRHGTLCEKCAASYHRLAEEQERTKRMLAGYGMDIKERNEGAMRFIKPDQNK; this is encoded by the coding sequence ATGGAGCGTAAGGACGTTACTCTTGTTGGAAAGTTGGGAGAATACGATTATAACAGGCCATATGTGTGCAGCGAATGCGGTGGTATTATGATTTTTAGGGGCGTCGGCGAATATGAGTGTGAGGATTGCCACTATCGTGCTTATGATGACTACGGGAAAGCCCGCAATTACATAGAAAAAAATCCGGGCGCAACATCCGGGGAGATATCTGAGAGAACGGGAGTGAGCCAGAAGGCCATGCGGCAGATGCTAAGGGAGTCCAGACTGGAAATCGCATCGGATTCCAAGACATTTATGAAATGTGGAATTTGCGGGGTCAATATCCGTCACGGAACGCTTTGCGAGAAATGTGCAGCTTCTTATCACAGGCTTGCCGAAGAGCAGGAGAGGACGAAACGAATGCTGGCAGGTTATGGAATGGATATTAAAGAGAGGAACGAAGGTGCGATGCGTTTTATCAAGCCGGATCAAAATAAATAA
- a CDS encoding SH3 domain-containing protein, producing MKKTITGKLLAVAAYALLSIAIFIGTPSVSLAYTQTTGIVSADAAKVRKEPTTSSDVVVGLLKGSTVSVTDEVTDSAGTLWYKVTADNSTGYIRSDLLIKATTSTGTTTTSTDSTTTNSTTANSTQTESKPAATTATPIAETKAYVSYESARIREGASTEHETLGSATKNTVVTITGEAKASDGKKWYQIKYTTSSGNEVVGFIRADLVTVGDPPAATTTETEQPATTEEGTETNGEEDADTTLGEEGGDAAAEETQEPVPEEEELKPDYEMVYTQNDAGENEWYLYDNINGTRQTLSGLMTAAEAGAAQSESDSDQLATQKIVIIVLAVVAALLAVTVTLLLFKIKDLYDDDDYDGDEDDDEEDDDDDEDDDEDEDDDEDEEEPPVRRRSGAKQTKQSLKVVKERTAKVPVSKVRRMDDDPEEEAPAPAPAPKKKAKNFLIDDDEFEFEFLNMEDKD from the coding sequence ATGAAGAAAACGATAACAGGGAAACTACTGGCTGTGGCGGCGTATGCGCTGCTTTCTATCGCTATTTTTATAGGTACACCTTCGGTAAGCTTGGCCTATACGCAGACTACCGGTATTGTATCTGCGGATGCGGCGAAGGTGCGGAAGGAGCCGACCACCTCCAGTGACGTAGTAGTGGGCTTATTAAAGGGCAGTACGGTAAGCGTTACGGACGAGGTGACTGATAGTGCAGGAACGCTTTGGTACAAGGTGACGGCAGATAATAGTACCGGATATATCCGATCCGACTTATTGATTAAAGCAACCACCTCTACCGGAACAACAACAACTTCCACGGATAGTACGACCACGAATAGCACCACTGCAAACAGCACTCAGACGGAGAGTAAGCCGGCAGCTACTACGGCTACCCCTATTGCGGAGACCAAGGCATATGTAAGCTACGAGAGCGCAAGAATCAGGGAAGGTGCGTCTACAGAGCATGAAACATTGGGTTCAGCAACGAAAAACACGGTGGTTACCATTACCGGAGAAGCGAAAGCAAGCGACGGGAAGAAATGGTACCAGATAAAATATACGACCTCTTCGGGCAATGAAGTCGTAGGCTTTATTCGCGCAGATTTGGTAACGGTAGGAGATCCTCCGGCAGCGACCACCACTGAGACCGAGCAGCCGGCGACGACAGAGGAAGGTACAGAAACAAATGGCGAAGAAGACGCTGATACGACACTCGGAGAGGAAGGCGGGGATGCTGCGGCAGAAGAAACGCAGGAGCCTGTTCCTGAAGAAGAAGAGCTTAAGCCTGACTATGAGATGGTGTATACACAGAATGATGCTGGCGAAAATGAATGGTATCTGTACGATAATATAAATGGAACACGGCAGACACTGTCGGGGCTCATGACTGCGGCAGAAGCGGGAGCTGCGCAGAGTGAAAGTGATTCTGATCAGCTCGCCACACAGAAAATCGTTATTATCGTTCTGGCAGTAGTGGCTGCGCTTCTGGCAGTTACAGTTACTTTGCTGCTGTTCAAGATTAAGGATTTGTATGATGATGACGATTATGACGGCGATGAGGACGATGACGAAGAAGATGATGACGACGACGAAGACGATGATGAAGATGAGGACGATGACGAGGATGAGGAAGAACCTCCCGTGAGAAGACGGAGCGGTGCTAAGCAGACGAAGCAGTCTTTAAAAGTGGTAAAGGAAAGAACGGCTAAGGTGCCGGTATCCAAAGTCAGAAGGATGGATGATGATCCGGAGGAAGAAGCGCCCGCCCCTGCACCTGCGCCGAAGAAGAAAGCAAAAAATTTCTTGATCGATGATGATGAGTTTGAATTCGAATTTTTAAATATGGAAGATAAAGATTAA
- a CDS encoding GntR family transcriptional regulator: MIIEIDFNSDEALYLQLRNQIIIGIATSKIRIGEELPSVRQLADDIGINMHTVNKAYTVLKQEGFVKVDRRRGAVIAIDVDKLEAIEELRRDLNVLLARSSCKNISREEVHALIDEVYENYGGLD, from the coding sequence ATGATAATAGAGATAGACTTCAATAGCGACGAAGCATTATATTTACAGCTTCGCAATCAGATTATTATCGGGATTGCCACATCCAAAATAAGAATAGGCGAAGAGCTTCCTTCAGTCAGGCAGCTTGCGGATGATATCGGAATTAACATGCATACGGTAAATAAAGCATATACTGTTCTTAAGCAGGAGGGTTTTGTAAAGGTGGACAGGCGCAGAGGCGCTGTCATTGCAATAGATGTAGATAAGTTGGAGGCTATAGAGGAGCTGCGCAGAGATTTGAATGTTCTGCTCGCCAGGAGCAGTTGTAAGAATATTTCCAGAGAAGAAGTGCATGCTCTTATTGACGAAGTATATGAAAATTATGGAGGACTAGATTGA